A stretch of the Vitis vinifera cultivar Pinot Noir 40024 chromosome 16, ASM3070453v1 genome encodes the following:
- the LOC109124170 gene encoding uncharacterized protein LOC109124170: protein MSHRRGRVQIMSPEDELDNLQQLSDIQPAATTTPSSFDPSNSSDPSVVGSSSSKKRTRGPTRNLDLLSMKPKEKKTTRFNTKGQVVYDGKGERLSSYMGTLVRSQQNVPIQVQDWNHVSEDVKEKIWALVLEKYELEETCKSYILQCCGNLFRSYRNKMKAKYYNPYNTDEERLCQRPPHLSDDDWRWLIHFWGTPEAKDISDKNKANRAKQVIKHTSRSKSYAQIRYEQVQKKEDRNEPNRIEMFALTHTRKDGTPVDDHSKEIMDQVQQLLSQPEGTSSSTSASSGASTSISSTSVALTYVDEIYTQVMGPKRHGRVRGYGFGPTPTSIFGSTSRKRSGVILSTQIKNAQEMLIATEQKFTTATEEISNVKEKLSHVKETFEERLIEFQRKTREEVKEEFEEKMMEMQRKMQAQMQAQIQEQMMQMMQQFQQKQ, encoded by the exons ATGTCACATCGAAGAGGAAGAGTACAAATAATGTCTCCAGAAGATGAGTTGGACAATCTACAACAACTCTCAGACATACAACCTGCTGCAACTACTACTCCTAGTAGTTTTGATCCTTCCAATTCTTCAGATCCTTCTGTTGTTG GTTCATCCTCTAGCAAAAAGAGGACACGTGGCCCAACGCGTAACTTAGATTTACTTAGTATGAaacccaaggaaaaaaaaactacacgATTCAATACCAAAGGGCAAGTTGTTTATGATGGAAAAGGGGAAAGATTGTCAAGCTATATGGGAACATTGGTGCGATCTCAACAGAATGTACCCATTCAAGTTCAAGATTGGAATCATGTTAGTGAAGATGTGAAGGAAAAGATTTGGGCCTTAGTATTG GAAAAATATGAACTAGAAGAAACATGTAAGAGCTACATTCTTCAATGTTGTGGAAATTTGTTTAGAAgctatagaaataaaatgaaggccAAGTATTATAACCCTTATAATACAGATGAGGAGAGATTGTGTCAGCGACCTCCACACTTATCGGATGATGATTGGAGGTGGCTCATCCACTTTTGGGGAACACCTGAGGCCAAG GATATCTCAGACAAAAACAAGGCAAATAGGGCAAAGCAAGTGATAAAGCATACATCGAGATCAAAAAGTTATGCTCAAATTCGATATGAACag GTACAAAAGAAGGAGGATCGAAATGAGCCCAATAGAATTGAGATGTTTGCCTTGACACACACAAGAAAAGATGGGACGCCTGTTGATGATCATTCTAAGGAGATTATG GATCAAGTTCAACAATTACTATCCCAACCTGAGGGGacatcttcttctacttctgcATCATCTGGAGCATCTACATCTATATCATCTACATCTGTAGCACTTACATATGTAGATGAGATATATACTCAAGTCATGGGTCCAAAGAGGCATGGTCGTGTTCGAGGGTATGGATTTGGTCCTACTCCTACCTCAATCTTTGGTTCTACTAGTAGAAAGCGATCAGGAGTTATTCTTTCAACACAAATTAAAAATGCCCAAGAGATGCTAATAGCTACAGAACAAAAGTTTACAACTGCAACTGAAGAAATCTCAAATGTGAAAGAGAAACTCTCACAtgtgaaagaaacatttgaagagAGGTTGATAGAATTTCAAAGGAAGACAcgagaagaagtgaaagaagagtttgaagaaaaaatgatggaaatgcaaagaaaaatgcaagcacAAATGCAAGCACAAATTCAAGAACAGATGATGCAAATGATGCAACAATTTCAGCAAAAGCAgtag
- the LOC100246788 gene encoding oxoglutarate-dependent flavonoid 7-O-demethylase 1 isoform X2 yields the protein MASSIPSSSFGTPPSILSIQELAKQPMATVPQIFLLEDQERPVLLENASLPDIPTIDMKRLIMSETTDFELDKLHSACKEWGFFQLVNHGVSSSLVENLKHEIVEFYKLPLEEKMKYKMPGDAEGYGPSIRSEDQKLDWADRFYMITKPIHRRKPHLLPQLPPSLRDNLELYISESQKLAMRLLGLMARAIKLDKREMEELFDDGRQEVRMTYYPPCPQSEMVMGIAPHSDPTGITILLQVNEVDGLQIKKDGIVSNGMYTSIEHRATVNSTKERISIAMFFSPKFSAEIGPAPGLITPQNPPVFKRIGMEKYYQDFFSRKLDGKSNLEHMKIKK from the exons ATGGCATCATCAATACCGTCTTCAAGCTTTGGCACTCCTCCTTCTATACTGAGTATTCAGGAGCTGGCCAAACAGCCCATGGCTACAGTGCCACAAATCTTTCTCTTGGAGGATCAGGAGCGTCCCGTTCTCTTAGAGAATGCTTCCCTCCCCGACATCCCCACCATCGACATGAAACGTTTGATTATGAGTGAAACCACAGATTTTGAACTAGACAAGTTGCACTCAGCTTGCAAAGAATGGGGCTTCTTTCAG TTGGTGAACCATGGAGTCAGTTCTTCCCTTGTGGAGAACCTGAAACATGAGATTGTAGAATTTTACAAGCTTCCCTTGGAAGAGAAGATGAAATATAAGATGCCAGGTGATGCTGAAGGATATGGGCCGTCTATAAGATCAGAAGATCAAAAACTTGACTGGGCTGATAGGTTTTACATGATAACCAAGCCTATTCATAGAAGGAAGCCACATCTATTGCCACAGCTCCCTCCATCACTAAG GGATAACTTGGAACTGTACATATCAGAGTCGCAGAAACTCGCCATGAGACTTCTAGGGTTGATGGCTAGAGCTATAAAGTTGGACAAGAGAGAGATGGAAGAGTTGTTTGATGATGGAAGGCAGGAAGTGAGGATGACTTACTATCCTCCATGTCCACAATCAGAGATGGTTATGGGCATTGCGCCTCACTCCGATCCTACAGGCATCACCATCCTTCTCCAAGTTAATGAAGTGGATGGTCTCCAGATAAAGAAAGATGGG ATTGTGAGCAATGGGATGTATACTAGCATTGAGCATAGGGCAACTGTAAATAGTACAAAAGAGAGGATCTCTATTGCCATGTTTTTCAGCCCCAAATTTTCAGCTGAGATTGGACCCGCTCCTGGTTTGATAACTCCTCAAAACCCCCCAGTGTTCAAACGAATAGGCATGGAAAAATACTACCAAGATTTCTTCTCTCGCAAGCTGGATGGGAAATCTAACCTGGAGcatatgaagataaaaaaatga
- the LOC100246788 gene encoding oxoglutarate-dependent flavonoid 7-O-demethylase 1 isoform X1, with amino-acid sequence MASSIPSSSFGTPPSILSIQELAKQPMATVPQIFLLEDQERPVLLENASLPDIPTIDMKRLIMSETTDFELDKLHSACKEWGFFQLVNHGVSSSLVENLKHEIVEFYKLPLEEKMKYKMPGDAEGYGPSIRSEDQKLDWADRFYMITKPIHRRKPHLLPQLPPSLRDNLELYISESQKLAMRLLGLMARAIKLDKREMEELFDDGRQEVRMTYYPPCPQSEMVMGIAPHSDPTGITILLQVNEVDGLQIKKDGVWIPVNLLQDALVVNVGDILEIVSNGMYTSIEHRATVNSTKERISIAMFFSPKFSAEIGPAPGLITPQNPPVFKRIGMEKYYQDFFSRKLDGKSNLEHMKIKK; translated from the exons ATGGCATCATCAATACCGTCTTCAAGCTTTGGCACTCCTCCTTCTATACTGAGTATTCAGGAGCTGGCCAAACAGCCCATGGCTACAGTGCCACAAATCTTTCTCTTGGAGGATCAGGAGCGTCCCGTTCTCTTAGAGAATGCTTCCCTCCCCGACATCCCCACCATCGACATGAAACGTTTGATTATGAGTGAAACCACAGATTTTGAACTAGACAAGTTGCACTCAGCTTGCAAAGAATGGGGCTTCTTTCAG TTGGTGAACCATGGAGTCAGTTCTTCCCTTGTGGAGAACCTGAAACATGAGATTGTAGAATTTTACAAGCTTCCCTTGGAAGAGAAGATGAAATATAAGATGCCAGGTGATGCTGAAGGATATGGGCCGTCTATAAGATCAGAAGATCAAAAACTTGACTGGGCTGATAGGTTTTACATGATAACCAAGCCTATTCATAGAAGGAAGCCACATCTATTGCCACAGCTCCCTCCATCACTAAG GGATAACTTGGAACTGTACATATCAGAGTCGCAGAAACTCGCCATGAGACTTCTAGGGTTGATGGCTAGAGCTATAAAGTTGGACAAGAGAGAGATGGAAGAGTTGTTTGATGATGGAAGGCAGGAAGTGAGGATGACTTACTATCCTCCATGTCCACAATCAGAGATGGTTATGGGCATTGCGCCTCACTCCGATCCTACAGGCATCACCATCCTTCTCCAAGTTAATGAAGTGGATGGTCTCCAGATAAAGAAAGATGGGGTTTGGATTCCTGTAAACCTCCTCCAAGATGCACTTGTAGTTAATGTGGGAGACATCCTGGAG ATTGTGAGCAATGGGATGTATACTAGCATTGAGCATAGGGCAACTGTAAATAGTACAAAAGAGAGGATCTCTATTGCCATGTTTTTCAGCCCCAAATTTTCAGCTGAGATTGGACCCGCTCCTGGTTTGATAACTCCTCAAAACCCCCCAGTGTTCAAACGAATAGGCATGGAAAAATACTACCAAGATTTCTTCTCTCGCAAGCTGGATGGGAAATCTAACCTGGAGcatatgaagataaaaaaatga